From Streptosporangium album, the proteins below share one genomic window:
- the nuoL gene encoding NADH-quinone oxidoreductase subunit L encodes MIALPLLGAAILLLGGRRTDRWGHFLGVAMALASFVVAVLSFMEMLGLPEDQRRQAVHLYRFIPGVADMGLLIDPLSISFALLITGVGSLIHIYSIGYMSHDPDRRRFFAYLNLFVAAMLLLVLSDNYVGLFVGWEGVGLASYLLIGFWQFKPTAAAAAKKAFIVNRVGDFGLLIAIFTIWTTFGSLAFKEVFPLAGEAPSGTMTAIGLLLLLGACGKSAQLPLQSWLLDAMEGPTPVSALIHAATMVTAGVYLVVRSGAFFEVAPTAQLVVTIVGVATLLAGAIIGCAKDDIKKGLAGSTMSQIGYMMLAAGIGPAGYAFAIAHLITHGFFKANMFLGAGSVMHAMNDEVDMRRYGGLFSVMKVTAITFIIGYLAIIGFPLLSGYFTKDGIIETAMEHNEILGWLAVVGAGITGFYMSRMIFMTFFGKKRWADDAHPHESPSVMTVPLVILSIGSVFLGAFLILGNRFMTFIGPAVGLPEELPTFHAFSVPGLATLALVAVGVIIAWFRYGAAEVPRVAPRGSFLTTFARRDLYGDALNETLFMRPGQWLARIAVFVDNRGIDGLVNGLAAGIGGTSGRLRRIQTGYVRSYALSILFGAAVVVGALLYVGNM; translated from the coding sequence ATGATCGCGCTGCCGCTGCTCGGTGCCGCGATCCTGCTGCTGGGCGGACGCCGTACCGACCGCTGGGGCCACTTCCTCGGTGTCGCCATGGCGCTCGCCTCCTTCGTGGTGGCCGTCCTCTCCTTCATGGAGATGCTGGGCCTGCCCGAGGACCAGCGCCGCCAGGCCGTCCACCTCTACCGGTTCATCCCCGGCGTCGCCGACATGGGCCTGCTGATCGACCCGTTGTCGATCAGCTTCGCGCTGCTGATCACCGGTGTGGGTTCGCTGATCCACATCTACTCGATCGGCTACATGTCGCACGACCCCGACCGGCGCCGGTTCTTCGCCTACCTGAACCTGTTCGTCGCGGCGATGCTCCTGCTCGTGCTGTCGGACAACTACGTCGGCCTGTTCGTCGGCTGGGAGGGCGTGGGTCTCGCGTCCTACCTGCTGATCGGGTTCTGGCAGTTCAAGCCGACCGCGGCGGCGGCCGCCAAGAAGGCCTTCATCGTCAACCGCGTCGGCGACTTCGGCCTGCTGATCGCGATCTTCACGATCTGGACGACGTTCGGCTCGCTCGCCTTCAAGGAGGTCTTCCCGCTCGCGGGCGAGGCCCCCAGCGGCACGATGACCGCCATCGGCCTGCTGCTGCTTCTGGGCGCCTGCGGCAAGTCGGCCCAGCTCCCGCTGCAGTCGTGGCTGCTGGACGCGATGGAGGGTCCGACCCCGGTCTCGGCCCTCATCCACGCCGCGACCATGGTCACCGCAGGTGTCTACCTGGTCGTCCGCTCCGGCGCGTTCTTCGAGGTCGCCCCGACCGCGCAGCTCGTCGTGACGATCGTCGGCGTGGCCACGCTGCTCGCCGGTGCGATCATCGGTTGCGCCAAGGACGACATCAAGAAGGGCCTGGCCGGCTCCACGATGTCGCAGATCGGCTACATGATGCTCGCCGCGGGTATCGGCCCGGCGGGCTACGCCTTCGCCATCGCGCACCTGATCACGCACGGCTTCTTCAAGGCCAACATGTTCCTCGGCGCCGGCTCGGTCATGCACGCCATGAACGACGAGGTCGACATGCGCCGGTACGGCGGGCTGTTCTCGGTGATGAAGGTCACCGCGATCACCTTCATCATCGGCTACCTGGCGATCATCGGCTTCCCGCTGCTGTCCGGTTACTTCACCAAGGACGGCATCATCGAGACGGCCATGGAGCACAACGAGATCCTGGGCTGGCTCGCGGTCGTGGGCGCCGGCATCACCGGCTTCTACATGTCGCGCATGATCTTCATGACCTTCTTCGGCAAGAAGCGCTGGGCCGACGACGCCCATCCGCACGAGTCGCCCTCGGTCATGACCGTGCCGCTGGTCATCCTTTCCATCGGCTCGGTCTTCCTGGGCGCCTTCCTGATCCTGGGCAACCGGTTCATGACGTTCATCGGCCCGGCCGTCGGCCTGCCCGAGGAACTGCCCACGTTCCACGCCTTCAGCGTCCCCGGCCTGGCCACGCTGGCCCTGGTCGCGGTCGGCGTCATCATCGCCTGGTTCCGGTACGGCGCCGCCGAGGTGCCCCGGGTCGCCCCGCGCGGCTCGTTCCTCACCACGTTCGCCCGCCGCGACCTGTACGGCGACGCCCTGAACGAGACGCTGTTCATGCGCCCCGGCCAGTGGCTCGCCCGGATCGCGGTGTTCGTCGACAACCGCGGCATCGACGGTCTGGTCAACGGGCTGGCAGCCGGGATCGGCGGGACCTCCGGACGGCTGCGTCGCATCCAGACCGGCTACGTACGGTCCTACGCGTTGTCCATCCTCTTCGGTGCCGCCGTGGTCGTTGGCGCGCTGCTCTACGTAGGGAACATGTGA
- a CDS encoding NADH-quinone oxidoreductase subunit M, whose protein sequence is MPWLSILMAVPVLGAVGVSLTKSDKLAKQAALVVSLVVLALTGVVAAQFNPSSTTRFQFAEVYDWIPRFGVHYGVGVDGIALVLIALSAVLVPIVILASWHDADGTGAAAPPKRSVKTYFALLLVLEAMMIGVFAATDVFLFYVFFEAMLIPMYFMIGSYGGAQRSYAAVKFLLYSLFGGLLMLVAVIALYVIAAKSTFMFPELVGVIKDPNTQKWLFLGFFVAFAVKAPLWPFHTWLPDAAAQAPAGAAVLLVGVLDKVGTYGMLRFCLELFPDAAKFFTPLVIVLSVVGIVYGAIVAIGQTDIKRLIAYTSISHFGFIALGVFAMTAHGGAGATLYMVNHGFSTGALFLIAGFLIYRRGSSQIADYGGVQKVAPLLAGTFLIAGLSGLSLPGLSSFVSEFMVLMGTYERYAVPAIIATSGVVLAAVYILWMYQRTMNGPTAESVKGFTDLNVRERWVVAPLIAVIIALGFFPAPVLNVINPAVDQTLSNVHVVQFTPAVADKKGAGQ, encoded by the coding sequence ATGCCCTGGCTCTCGATCCTGATGGCCGTGCCCGTGCTGGGCGCGGTCGGGGTCTCCCTCACCAAGAGTGACAAGCTCGCCAAGCAGGCGGCCCTCGTGGTCTCGCTGGTCGTGCTGGCGCTGACCGGTGTGGTGGCGGCCCAGTTCAACCCCTCCTCGACGACGCGGTTCCAGTTCGCCGAGGTCTACGACTGGATTCCCCGGTTCGGCGTGCACTACGGCGTCGGCGTGGACGGCATCGCCCTGGTGCTGATCGCGCTCTCGGCGGTGCTCGTGCCGATCGTGATCCTGGCCTCCTGGCACGACGCCGACGGCACCGGGGCCGCGGCCCCGCCCAAGCGGTCGGTGAAGACCTACTTCGCGCTGCTGCTGGTGCTGGAAGCGATGATGATCGGCGTCTTCGCGGCGACCGACGTCTTCCTCTTCTACGTCTTCTTCGAAGCCATGCTGATCCCGATGTACTTCATGATCGGATCGTACGGCGGCGCCCAGCGGTCCTACGCGGCCGTGAAGTTCCTGCTCTACTCGCTGTTCGGCGGCCTGCTCATGCTGGTCGCGGTGATCGCGCTCTACGTGATCGCCGCCAAGAGCACGTTCATGTTCCCCGAGCTGGTCGGGGTCATCAAGGACCCGAACACGCAGAAGTGGCTGTTCCTCGGCTTCTTCGTCGCGTTCGCGGTCAAGGCGCCGCTCTGGCCGTTCCACACCTGGCTGCCCGACGCGGCCGCGCAGGCCCCGGCCGGCGCCGCCGTGCTGCTGGTCGGCGTGCTGGACAAGGTCGGCACCTACGGCATGCTCCGCTTCTGCCTGGAGCTGTTCCCGGACGCGGCGAAGTTCTTCACCCCGCTGGTGATCGTCCTGTCGGTCGTGGGCATCGTCTACGGCGCGATCGTGGCGATCGGCCAGACCGACATCAAGCGCCTGATCGCCTACACCTCGATCTCGCACTTCGGCTTCATCGCGCTGGGCGTCTTCGCGATGACCGCGCACGGCGGCGCGGGTGCCACGCTCTACATGGTCAACCACGGCTTCTCGACCGGCGCGCTGTTCCTGATCGCCGGATTCCTGATCTACCGCCGGGGGTCCAGCCAGATCGCCGACTACGGCGGCGTGCAGAAGGTCGCCCCGCTCCTCGCGGGCACCTTCCTGATCGCCGGACTGTCGGGCCTCTCCCTGCCGGGCCTGTCCTCGTTCGTCAGCGAGTTCATGGTCCTGATGGGCACCTACGAGCGCTACGCGGTCCCGGCGATCATCGCCACGAGCGGTGTGGTCCTGGCGGCCGTCTACATCCTGTGGATGTACCAGCGCACGATGAACGGCCCGACAGCCGAGTCGGTCAAGGGCTTCACCGACCTGAACGTCCGGGAGCGGTGGGTGGTGGCACCGCTGATCGCGGTGATCATCGCCCTCGGTTTCTTCCCGGCGCCGGTGCTCAACGTGATCAACCCGGCGGTGGACCAGACGCTGTCCAACGTCCATGTGGTCCAGTTCACCCCAGCCGTCGCTGACAAGAAGGGGGCCGGGCAGTGA
- the nuoN gene encoding NADH-quinone oxidoreductase subunit NuoN, which translates to MNGTIQAPTIEYALLSPMLVVFGAAIIGVLVEAFAPRYLRKSIHVPLTLLALVGAFATTILTALNGLPDKPAAMGAVAVDGPSLFIWGIILILAFVSVLLVNDDEQFVAQAAAVPGSADEEEAVRSGFVQTEVYPLLLFAVGGMLLFAAANDLLVMFVGLEVMSLPLYLLCGLARRRRLLSQEASVKYFLLGAFSSAFFLYGMALVYGYAGSVDLKAISAALGTVSGQDTLLFIGVALLGVGLLFKIGAAPFQAWKPDVYQGAPTAVTALMASTVLVAAFGAVLRVFWVALGGLEWNWQPVMWGVAILTMIVGAILAITQTDIKRMLAYSSVAHAGFLLTGVIAIGTFAQNTQALSAILFYLAAYGFTTVGAFAIVTMVRDAGGEAGHLSRWAGLGKRSPVLAGIFAFFLLAFAGIPLTSGFFGKYAVFAAAVSGGALPLVIVGVVSSAIAAFFYVRVIVLMFFSEPAADGPTIATPTVGTSAVVALAAAATVVLGVFPQPVLDLADQAASALFIR; encoded by the coding sequence GTGAACGGCACCATCCAAGCTCCGACGATCGAATACGCGCTGCTCTCTCCGATGCTGGTCGTGTTCGGCGCGGCGATCATCGGTGTGCTGGTCGAGGCGTTCGCGCCCCGCTACCTGCGCAAGTCGATCCACGTGCCGCTCACGCTGCTGGCGTTGGTCGGCGCGTTCGCCACGACCATCCTGACGGCCCTGAACGGCCTGCCGGACAAGCCCGCCGCCATGGGCGCGGTCGCGGTCGACGGACCATCCCTGTTCATCTGGGGCATCATCCTCATCCTGGCCTTCGTCAGCGTGCTGCTGGTCAACGACGACGAGCAGTTCGTCGCGCAGGCGGCAGCCGTACCGGGGAGCGCCGACGAGGAGGAGGCGGTCCGCAGCGGGTTCGTCCAGACCGAGGTCTACCCGCTGCTGCTCTTCGCGGTCGGCGGCATGCTGCTCTTCGCCGCGGCCAACGACCTGCTGGTCATGTTCGTCGGCCTTGAGGTCATGTCCCTGCCGCTGTACCTGCTCTGTGGCCTGGCCCGCCGCCGCCGCCTGCTCTCGCAGGAGGCCTCGGTCAAATACTTCCTGCTCGGCGCGTTCTCCTCGGCCTTCTTCCTGTACGGCATGGCCCTGGTGTACGGCTACGCCGGCTCGGTCGACCTGAAGGCCATCTCCGCCGCGCTCGGCACGGTCTCCGGCCAGGACACGCTGCTGTTCATCGGCGTCGCGTTGCTCGGCGTCGGCCTGCTGTTCAAGATCGGTGCCGCCCCCTTCCAGGCGTGGAAGCCCGACGTCTACCAGGGCGCGCCCACCGCCGTCACCGCCCTGATGGCCTCCACCGTGCTGGTGGCGGCCTTCGGCGCCGTGCTGCGGGTCTTCTGGGTCGCCCTGGGCGGCCTGGAGTGGAACTGGCAGCCGGTCATGTGGGGAGTCGCGATCCTGACCATGATCGTCGGTGCGATCCTGGCCATCACCCAGACCGACATCAAGCGCATGCTGGCCTACTCCTCGGTCGCGCACGCGGGCTTCCTGCTCACCGGCGTGATCGCGATCGGCACCTTCGCGCAGAACACGCAGGCGCTGTCGGCCATCCTGTTCTACCTGGCCGCGTACGGCTTCACCACGGTCGGAGCCTTCGCGATCGTCACCATGGTCCGCGACGCGGGCGGCGAGGCCGGGCACCTGTCCCGGTGGGCCGGGCTCGGCAAGCGCTCCCCGGTGCTGGCCGGCATCTTCGCCTTCTTCCTGCTGGCCTTCGCGGGTATCCCGCTGACCAGCGGTTTCTTCGGCAAGTACGCCGTGTTCGCGGCTGCGGTCTCCGGTGGTGCGCTGCCGCTGGTCATCGTGGGTGTGGTGAGCTCGGCGATCGCCGCGTTCTTCTACGTCCGCGTGATCGTGCTGATGTTCTTCAGCGAGCCGGCCGCCGACGGACCGACCATCGCCACACCCACCGTGGGCACCTCGGCTGTGGTTGCCCTCGCGGCAGCGGCTACCGTAGTGCTGGGGGTATTTCCGCAGCCGGTGCTCGATCTGGCGGACCAGGCTGCGTCCGCGTTGTTCATTCGTTAG
- a CDS encoding polyprenyl synthetase family protein → MAAPPVVDLPFVDERLAQDLASGLAEVEKLLRTSVESEDAFVTEASKHLIEAGGKRFRAMLVLLAAQFGSPDAAGVIPGAVVIELTHLATLYHDDVMDEAPVRRGSPSANARWDNTVAILTGDYLFAQASEILADLGADIIRIQAQTFSRLVRGQIRETIGPRPDEDLVAHYIDVLADKTGSLIATSGRFGALLSGASPEVVSRLTRACEAIGVGWQLGDDLLDVASDSAESGKTPGTDLREGIRTLPVLYVLSSDTPQDARLRELLAGPVAEDDIDEALRLLRANPAMERARAELVAWVDRAREDLSGLPDIPARAAYLALCDYVVERSG, encoded by the coding sequence ATGGCTGCGCCACCGGTTGTTGATCTGCCGTTCGTCGACGAGCGGTTGGCGCAGGACCTCGCTAGCGGACTGGCAGAGGTGGAGAAGCTCCTACGGACCTCGGTGGAGAGTGAGGACGCCTTCGTCACGGAGGCGTCCAAGCATCTCATCGAGGCAGGCGGCAAGCGGTTCCGCGCCATGCTCGTGCTGCTCGCCGCCCAGTTCGGCTCGCCGGACGCCGCCGGAGTGATCCCCGGGGCCGTGGTCATCGAACTGACCCACCTGGCGACGCTCTACCACGACGACGTCATGGACGAGGCTCCGGTGCGCCGGGGCTCCCCGTCGGCCAACGCCCGCTGGGACAACACCGTGGCCATCCTGACCGGCGACTACCTGTTCGCCCAGGCCTCGGAGATCCTCGCCGACCTCGGCGCCGACATCATCCGGATCCAGGCCCAGACGTTCTCCCGCCTGGTCCGAGGCCAGATCCGCGAGACCATCGGCCCTCGCCCCGACGAGGACCTCGTGGCCCACTACATCGACGTCCTGGCCGACAAGACCGGCTCGTTGATCGCCACCTCCGGCCGGTTCGGTGCCCTGCTGAGCGGCGCCTCGCCCGAGGTCGTCAGCAGGCTGACCCGCGCCTGCGAGGCCATCGGCGTCGGCTGGCAGCTCGGCGACGACCTGCTCGACGTCGCCTCCGATTCGGCCGAGTCCGGTAAGACGCCCGGCACTGACCTGCGTGAGGGCATCCGGACCCTGCCGGTGCTGTACGTCCTGTCGTCCGACACGCCGCAGGACGCCCGCCTGCGCGAGCTGCTGGCCGGGCCGGTGGCCGAGGACGACATCGACGAGGCCCTCCGGTTGCTGCGCGCGAACCCGGCCATGGAACGTGCCCGCGCCGAACTGGTCGCCTGGGTGGACCGTGCTCGCGAGGACCTGTCGGGCCTTCCCGACATTCCCGCCCGGGCTGCCTATCTCGCGCTCTGCGACTATGTCGTCGAGCGCTCCGGCTGA
- the rarD gene encoding EamA family transporter RarD: MPESRRGVLYGIAAYTMWGLFPLYWPLLKPSAALEILAHRIAWSLVAVVAILVVRRHWSWFRELLRTPRKLGLLALAAMVITVNWGVYIYAVNSGHVVESALGYFINPLVSVLFGVFLLRERLRPWQWGAVGLGALAVVVLTVDYGRLPWIALVLAVSFGTYGLVKKIAQVGAAESLTIETLVLLLPALGYLLYLQGQGTGTFGSMGAGHALLLAGGGVITAVPLLCFTSAAIRVPLTTIGLLQYIAPVLQFLVGVFVAHEVMPPSRWAGFAIVWLALAVFTWDSLRAARQARRTALEPMTA; encoded by the coding sequence ATGCCTGAATCGCGCCGTGGAGTCCTGTACGGCATCGCCGCCTACACCATGTGGGGCCTGTTCCCGCTGTACTGGCCGCTCCTGAAGCCTTCAGCCGCCCTGGAGATCCTGGCCCACCGCATCGCGTGGTCCCTTGTCGCCGTCGTCGCGATCCTCGTGGTGCGACGTCACTGGTCCTGGTTCCGCGAGTTGCTGCGCACCCCCAGGAAGCTCGGCCTCCTCGCCCTGGCCGCGATGGTCATCACGGTCAACTGGGGTGTGTACATCTACGCCGTGAACAGCGGGCACGTGGTCGAGAGCGCTCTCGGCTACTTCATCAACCCCCTGGTCAGCGTGCTCTTCGGCGTCTTCCTTCTCAGGGAGCGCCTGCGGCCGTGGCAGTGGGGCGCAGTCGGGCTGGGAGCCCTGGCCGTCGTCGTCCTCACCGTCGACTACGGCCGGCTGCCGTGGATCGCGCTGGTCCTGGCGGTCAGCTTCGGCACCTACGGCCTGGTCAAGAAGATCGCGCAGGTCGGTGCCGCCGAGAGCCTGACCATCGAGACGCTGGTGCTGCTGCTGCCCGCGCTCGGTTACCTGCTCTACCTGCAGGGGCAGGGCACCGGCACCTTCGGGAGCATGGGCGCGGGGCACGCCCTCCTGCTGGCCGGGGGTGGAGTGATCACGGCTGTTCCACTGCTCTGCTTCACCTCCGCCGCGATCCGGGTGCCGCTCACCACGATCGGCCTGCTCCAGTACATCGCCCCGGTATTGCAGTTCCTCGTCGGCGTGTTCGTCGCCCATGAGGTCATGCCGCCCAGCCGCTGGGCCGGATTCGCCATCGTCTGGCTGGCCCTCGCGGTCTTCACCTGGGACAGCCTCCGCGCCGCCCGTCAGGCCCGCCGTACGGCACTGGAGCCCATGACCGCCTAG
- the msrA gene encoding peptide-methionine (S)-S-oxide reductase MsrA has protein sequence MGWLFGRDKTSMVSPESALPGRPARMVVPARHAVLDAPLAPPYPEGSETADFGLGCFWGAERIFWQTPGVVSTSVGYEGGYTQNPTYEEVCTGQTGHTEAVRVVFDPSKVSYEELLRVFWEAHNPTQGMRQGNDVGTQYRSAIYFHSPAQEKSALSSRDAYQKVLTEAGHGQITTEIAPAGDYFFAEEYHQQYLHRNKNGYCGIGGTGVACPAGIAPAGE, from the coding sequence ATGGGCTGGTTGTTCGGTAGGGACAAGACTTCCATGGTGTCTCCGGAGAGCGCGCTCCCGGGTCGCCCCGCACGCATGGTGGTGCCCGCTCGCCACGCGGTCCTCGACGCTCCGCTGGCTCCGCCGTACCCCGAGGGAAGTGAGACCGCCGACTTCGGCCTCGGCTGTTTCTGGGGCGCCGAGCGCATTTTCTGGCAGACCCCCGGCGTGGTGTCCACCTCGGTCGGTTACGAGGGCGGCTACACCCAGAACCCCACCTACGAAGAGGTCTGCACCGGCCAGACCGGCCACACCGAGGCCGTCCGAGTGGTGTTCGACCCGTCCAAGGTGTCCTACGAGGAGCTGCTCCGCGTCTTCTGGGAGGCCCACAACCCCACCCAGGGCATGCGCCAGGGCAACGACGTCGGCACCCAGTATCGTTCGGCGATCTACTTCCATTCGCCCGCGCAGGAGAAGTCCGCCCTGTCCTCGCGTGACGCCTACCAGAAGGTGCTCACCGAGGCCGGCCACGGCCAGATCACCACCGAGATCGCCCCTGCCGGGGACTACTTCTTCGCGGAGGAGTATCACCAGCAATACCTTCACCGCAACAAAAACGGCTACTGCGGGATAGGAGGGACCGGGGTCGCTTGCCCGGCAGGCATCGCGCCTGCTGGCGAGTGA
- a CDS encoding type II toxin-antitoxin system RelE/ParE family toxin, with amino-acid sequence MSWGTVELEPEVRKWLEDLPAASFARVAFYVDLLAAEGPLLGEPYTKQLDGKLRELRFHLDEFAVRITYWIATGRRIVLLTVFHKTRTRDDREVERARRAMRRCAELAHTVDEGEEAV; translated from the coding sequence ATGAGTTGGGGTACCGTAGAGCTGGAACCAGAAGTTCGGAAGTGGCTCGAAGATCTGCCTGCGGCGTCGTTCGCGAGGGTGGCTTTCTATGTCGATCTGCTGGCGGCGGAGGGCCCTCTGCTGGGGGAGCCCTACACGAAGCAACTTGACGGAAAGCTTCGCGAGCTCCGCTTTCACCTCGACGAGTTCGCTGTGCGAATCACTTACTGGATCGCGACCGGCCGCCGGATCGTGCTCTTGACCGTGTTCCACAAGACGCGGACGCGCGATGATCGTGAGGTTGAGCGGGCTCGGCGAGCCATGCGTCGCTGTGCCGAGCTGGCGCACACCGTCGACGAGGGAGAAGAAGCGGTATGA
- a CDS encoding helix-turn-helix domain-containing protein, with protein sequence MSGQGSWRELRDRRMAEPGAAEAYEATRIAYELGKTVRAMREGRGWSQNDLARAAGMTQSAVARFEAGGTIPTLPVLERLARALDADVEVRLTPRAPAA encoded by the coding sequence ATGAGCGGGCAAGGGAGCTGGCGAGAGCTCAGAGATCGCCGGATGGCCGAGCCGGGTGCGGCTGAGGCCTACGAGGCCACGCGTATCGCCTACGAGCTGGGTAAGACGGTCCGGGCGATGCGCGAGGGGCGAGGCTGGAGTCAGAACGACCTGGCGCGCGCGGCCGGCATGACCCAGTCGGCGGTGGCGCGATTCGAGGCAGGCGGAACGATCCCGACGTTGCCGGTGCTGGAGCGCCTGGCGCGTGCTTTGGATGCGGATGTCGAGGTCCGTCTGACGCCCCGGGCTCCCGCTGCTTGA
- a CDS encoding HAD hydrolase-like protein yields the protein MVGDNLVADIGGGQAAGLRTIWIDRGTWVGHDHSADHVATDVLQAMEILHSER from the coding sequence ATGGTCGGTGACAACCTCGTCGCCGACATCGGTGGGGGACAGGCGGCCGGGCTACGTACGATCTGGATCGACCGAGGCACTTGGGTCGGCCACGATCACAGCGCGGATCATGTCGCCACCGACGTGCTTCAGGCCATGGAGATTCTGCACAGCGAGCGGTGA